ttgaaaaacCAGCTGTATAAAAGACCTATgtttcaagacaaaaaaaaaagggtaaattAACCCCTCAAACTTTAAATTCTTAACCTCAGCAGATTCCTCCACTACTAAGAGACACTTGTCCCATGAAGCCCAGCCTAGTTCCTTAGGTTTAGACACACACAAACAGTTGTTTAACTTTTAAGAATTCTTTAGGTAAGGAGGATCTCTCCTGAATATCAAGCACTTCCAAACTGAGTGACATTTCACCCCCCCAGAGAAAGAGGGGCACATACTGCAGGAAGTTTCAGCTGCACACACTCAAGAGGCCAAGTGTGACGATCTGCCTGCTGCCACAGTAGCTGAGAAAGAGCCACCAGACAACCAAGCAGCAAGGGAATTTGATTATTTGGACTCTTCATAGGATTCTCAGGATTCTCTTTCTACAGAACAGACAATTCTTTTCAGCAGGTAAGATAAAAGAGTAGCATTCATGGACTGCTTCTACAGAGTTCATGAAAAGTGACTAAGAAGAACTGCCCAGAACTCTGTGAATAATGTTTTTAAGGGAGACCACGCACCTATAAAACAACTTAAGGTTCCACAAATCCAACTACTAAAATACCACCTTAGACTAATGACCAGAAGGGACCAGAAAGGAAGCTTCCCTTTTCACAGATCCTACAGTAACATTAACTACAACTAAATTTAGCAAGCAAACAATGATGAAGGAGTTCTTACTTCAAGTGCTCTCCAAAGACAGTAGTTATCCTGTAGATGGCTGTTTTCAGAGATGCTCTGAGTGCAAACCGCAGCGTTTTGTAGGACGTGTCCACCAGACTTCCTGAAATCCTGGGGGGCTTGCTAGAAACATGAGGCAGCTTGAAATACCTGTCTACAACCTGATTGAGAAAAACATAAATGAACTTGGTTCATCTGCCCAGTCAGTTCATAATGTAACTCGCAAGTCAAATAAAGTAGAAGTTCAGAAGTCATCAAGACACAGAAATGTACTGGAGACAGAGCCTGACCTTGCTCTTCCCCACCATCAACATGAACACATACCCAAGATTATCTATTAATGAGTCTTAAATGCTAACCCAGCACACACTGCAGTAGAGATACAATTCTGTCCTTGATTAGGActtgtttctttcaaaaacaagagtattgcttttttttttttcctccttgagTGCCTGTTCTTGGAATAGATGGCTTACACTGAAGAACTTTAATAAATACTCTTAATTCTTTCCAAGAATTTAAGGCAGTGTAAAATGATTCTGTCAATAAGAGGCACAGCTTTGGAAACAaatctggattttttaaaaataggtattACACAAGCATCAGTTAATTTGAGAGTAATGTCTTAGAACTAGCAGAGAAACATCACCCAGATCTTATCTCCTGTGATTTGCAAACTGTCCAAGGGCTCCAGATTGCAGAAGGAATTGTGTACAGCCAAATAAAGATTAAGTCCTACTTATGCATAAAGTTTTGTATTATAATTTCTGCACTCCTGAAATAAGTTTTTAACTGATCACAAAGGAACAGTTTATTATGTGAAACATTCCATTAAAACATGCTttctatttttacattaaaaaaacctaacaagGTTTTTATTCATCTGTTTCATAATGCACATGGTGGCAAATAGCTGTTTGCTTTAGATTAACTGCAGAAGAATTGTTACAGTGGTAACAATTCAAATGTTTTGACTGGTCAGCAAGGTCAAACCCCAGAATTAACAAaactccttctcttctcctaaACTTGTTCTGCAGTAAGGAAAAGTTAGTGGTTTTCACCTCCTGTAGAGTCAGCAAAGTATTCAGGATAGCTGGCAGTGTAGTTTGAACAACTCCAAATTGGTCCTCAGTAAAGGAGGCTGCTACCAAATGAGACagaccttgaaaaaaaaaaaaaagtagtttgcTATGATTACTGAATTCTGAACTTCTGAAGCATCAACAAAGATCATGGGTTTGTCTGAAGATTCTACTCATGTGCTGGAATTCATCAGGGTTTACTGCAAGCAGTTGACAGTTACCTCAGCCCTGGTTTGCTTCAGGACTAAAACAGTCACCAGCTGTACAATAACTGGAGGTTGGTGATAAGGCAAGAGATATTATctataaaataaattccaaaaaAAGCATTGGCTCactctttccctctgctctgatgAGAGCTGTACCTGACATCAACCAAGAGACAGGACAATTCTTCTGGCCATAAACTAACATTTCCAGATCACTTAACTTTCTTTGTTCAGCTTATGTGAGAAACACTCTCTACCACTTCAGGGGAGACCTTGATTTAGTTTTAAATCCCTGACAAGGGACAGGGATTTTCTTGTTTATCATATTTAAGAAAACTGCAGCCTGGCCCTCTGCTCTTTGTTAAAACACAAACAGtatcttctgcttctctgcaaaCAATGTGTGGTTCTTCTCTCCCAGCTCTCTACATCCCAACTCATTACCTCCAATCTGATACAGCCTGATATATCTGCCCATAAAACATCtaacctaggaaaaaaaaaatcaccttttgcACAGACAAATCTAATAAAAGATTCTATCAATACCAGTATTTGCTCATGGCTTTGgaaccaaacacaaaaatccCACAGTGCAGCCATGTAGCAATCGTTCTTTTCACAccatctttttctgtttgttaggTTACTACCTGAGTGACTCCCTCCCTCAACACTCTGTGATTAACAGAGAAAGGCTCAGAGCCTTTAGTCGAAAACCTTGTTGTAAATAGACATCATAAATATgttactgagagaaaaaaataattgtaaaactGATACATGGGTTCATTCATGAGAAGCAACAGAAATTTTTAGGACTCTCTACCAAACCTCTacagaacataaaaatacagagaggaTCTCAAAGTAACAAGTGAATTAGACCATAATTCCTCTTGGTATCTGAAATGTAGTCACACTTTTGTAAAAATAGATTCAACAATGATTCTCCCATTATGTTTCTAAAGCACAGAGCCCCAGAAACCTGGAGTTAGATCCTTTTAGTTGTAGCTCTGTGAGCCAACAGAATAGAACATCTCAGAATAGAAACTGCTTACCTTCCAAAGCCCAGATGTGCATTTGGGCATCAGAGAACACAGCCTGGATGGAGGCTTCTGGGTGCTGAGAAGAAATCAAAGCATTCTAAGTGCACATTAGAAATAACACCACCAAACCTGCATGTTTCAGTTAAGGTACTAAACATCTGATGATCTCTCCTCTCAGAAAAAATCAGCCAAGCTGACAGGTTGCAGGCAATACCCAGAAAAATCTGATCTTTTAAGAAACTAAAATTTCTCTTTGGACAGGAGCTTCCCACAAAGCTACAGACAGTTGGGACTTGCAGAGAAGAAAGTATATGAGCTAACTCCTTTCCAAGGGCTAAATGGGCAAACAACTGGTTTACAACTGGTAAACTGAGACAGTTGCATTTTAAGTTCCAAGTTGTGTTTGACTAGTATATGATGCTTTAACCAAAATGCAGTTTATAATCAGATGAGTTTAAACAAGCACTGATCTGTTTTATGCAGGTATGGGATGGTTCTGCTATGAAATTCACAGTTGTACTCATTGGAAATCTTAGATTAAAAGGAAGATTTTAGAGCCATTACAAGAGCACAAGGCACATAGTGCCAGAGCAGAACCCATTCAGTCAGGCTTTTCTAGTCCATGCTGCTCAGTTGCAAAACATAAGATCATGATTACCTTGCTGAAGAAATACATTATCAGCACTCGTTTTGACAAAAAGgtttttatctgaaaagaaacacaaagttTAAAATACAGGCTGTATTTATCTGAAGGCATGCACAGCTGAGCCTCCTCTACCTTACCATATTCTCATAGTACAAAGGGACTGGGGGTTTGGGGGAGAAGTACTTTTGTCATGTGAACTAATTGGAGAAGTAGTATTCACTAACAAAAATAGAAAgttatttcagaagagaaaatgcttAAGCTGCACTGGCTGGACCCTATCTCTACTGCAACTTTTACTCTACCTGTTCTTGCTTGTTTTGAAGCCATGTGTAAATAAAGTTTGGTTGTACTGCCTCACTGCCAGCTCTTGCAGCAGTGAGGACGGGGAAGGATTCGTGGTGGGAACCATTAATTTGCAGATCTACAAGAGAAATAGAATATCTTCAGAAAACTGGTTGCTGTCACTTTAGTCCTCATCATACAGATCTCTACTGACATGACTACAAGATTAACAGTGCTGGGGAAAAATCTACCTGAGCCTGATGTCCACAGCTTTGGTCCCCTTCTCCTAATGTGAGGACTTTGGACTGATCCACGCCAAGGAGAGATTGAATCCAGAATTCCTGTCTTGGAATTTAAAGCTGGTGAGCTGAAAGGCGACCCAACATCAGATCCAGGTGATGCCTTTAAAGGCATTAGGGATGGTTTAACCAGGGAAGACATGGAGGCTCTGGGAATGACATTAGACCTCTGTGACTGGAAAGACATGTCTTCTGTCCCAACAGCTCCTAATGACAAAGAACATACTGCATGAAGACAAACAGGCTGGCACATAAAAGATGGATTTGTTATTTGAGTGCTCTTTCAATAACCTCTCTATCACTAGAGCTTTTATTAAAGAACTTTGTTTTCACAGTGGTTTTGCAAAGAAGTGCACGTCCACATGAGGATTGTTTTAAAAGTTCATCAgtttaaaaccagaaagtgaTGATGAGGATCTCTGTGTATTTAttggttttctcctttcactAGCTAGCACTAATACACCCTGGTATACATCTACATTAAGTGTGCTTTTAGGATTaagcactagaaaaaaaaaggcaacctATAGAAGAATGACAATTCTTTCTGATTCTGCTTGGTATGTAATAAAAGACACGTCAGTCACCAAATCCAAGGAACAGCAACACTGGAATAAATTCACCTCTGACATACCAACAGTGTCCCTGCTGTTCCCAGGGTACTTGTATCCTAGGCACTGACTGCTAAGGGATTCAATTACCTGGCACCCCTTGTGCtgaacacagctctgctgctgggaacagaGTGTGAGTCTGGCATGAAAAATGCCTGAAATGCTCACAAGCTGCACACAGCTCAACAGCCAGACTGCTTTTTCTTATTCTACAGTGATATTAAGGAATCAAAGTccccacaacaacaaaacagaaaactttaCCACCTTAAACCAGTCATGGGAGCAGCTATGCAAATTATAAAGCATCTCCTGGCAAGACTTGAGTTCTCCCTGTACTATGTCCAACCACTTATTATAATTGTAAAATTAGACTTTACTTCATgcaagtggggaaaaaatactaCACTGAACATAAAAGCATGCAAAGTAAACACACTGAAtaaacagtaaattattttgGGATTATTTCAATAAGAATATCTAAAATGGAATTGGAGACTTTTTTtgttcacatttattttcagaaaacccCGTGGCTCATATCCTCATTACAACCTAACTGAGACTAATGCACCTATGCAATCTATAGGTACTTCCATGCTTTACAAACCCTTATCAGCATTTTCCTCATGTACCTGGAGTCTGTGGAGATACTTTCAACTCTCCTGCTGGCTGCTTTGCTCTCccatttgctgctgcagcttcctGCTGTGCCATCAGCCTCTGGGTCAGATCACTCAGAAGACTCAAACACTCCCTTGATATTGCAGTCCAGTTGTGTGGGTGCCCACCTAGCAGCatgcaaacaaaaaggaaaagcaggagggatTTGTAGCCCAAATGTTCATCTTTGTATCTGTTCTGACAGTGCCTGCATGCTCTCAGCACAAGCTTCAAAGATTCCAGTGCCACCCCATTTCTAAAAAGACACAGTGCACTGTGACAGTTCATTTGTACTGAGAGGAAGATGAAAACACAGACAGACTCTACCCTCCCATCAACAGACAACTCTAAAAAAGATTTCAGTGAAACTCATTaagcaagcagaaaaagcaggcaGTTCAGCCCATCAGATCTGAAATCTGAACAACTAAAATGAACAAAGTAGTATCAATGCTGATGGTAAACAGTTTTGAAGTAGTACAAACACTAGAATTCCTGATGAGGTGTAACAAAAGGTTCCTGAAGGCTTTTAGGCAGTTTTATTTGACCTTTCCATATCTCTGTATATAACAAGAGGCTTGAATAGTACTTGAAACTATAGCCATTGTTTGCTCTCACCACTCTAGTGGTGATTCACTATTTATGTTTGATTTCACTTCACTGACATCTGAACACGAGGGCTTTCACACACATCTGGCAGATCATTCAGTTTGGACTATCTGACTGGTAGTGTCAAGACAACCCTGCTTTCAGTACCCTAAGACCTGGGTTTCCTTGTGGATGTCatttaaaccaaatgacagGCACCAGAATTTGTTGAGTTTAGTAGATAAAACAATGATTATAAATAAGCATCCTTAAGGCACCATaggcatatttttatttatgaggCCTTCAGGCTTTTGTAGTATGTGTCACAGCAAGAAATAACTTCTAAAAGCATTAGACTAACACTTGAAAAATATATCATCAACATGAAATAGCTTTTGTAATTACCTGGCTGACTAAGGCTGAAGACTTCCTGTCGTCGAACAGGAGAATACTGGGAAAGTAACATCAAGTCCTGTAAGGCTAAAAActacaaagaaatgaaaatggttTAGTGCATGCAGAGTCCAACAGAATTCCTTAAAATTATCTGACAAGACTTGAAGTTGAAAGAGTTAAAAAACCTGCATGTCACTAACCTGTAGCATCAGTACATAATACAGACAAACAGATCTTATACCCAATAAATAAACCTGACTTCAGCTCAGCATTACAGCCTGGTGAGCACCACCAGATGTCACCACTAAACAAATTTTCAGGATCCAGTTTAACTGTCTCCTCCAGTGCTCCGTGACAGAACTAGCACCTCAGTTAAAGTCAGTGGTGCCTGGGAGATCCAATGGCAGGTTTTAAAAAACACCTTCTCAGCACACACCTTGTTGGGAAGAGGGTGGGAATTCAGTTACCTTTATAATGAGGGGAGGGTTGCTGTTTAAGATTTTAGGCAGGCACTGATCTGTCTCCTCCGCAAACGTTGGCTGGATAGGAAAATGATGTGCCTAAATACAAACATCAGAAGTTGTGTTACACACAGcaaaagacaagaaaacctGATGAGAGCTCTTGGCTGTCAGATGACTACATGGACACAGAGCCCATTGTTTCAACTTACTGTAAACCAGCTTGAAATTTCTAACATTGAAACAAAAGACTTTACTTCTGatatttaaaattgaaaagtCTTAGTAAATCCAGATAGCAAATGCCTTCTGTGTACCTACACCACTTGTAGCTAGGGGCAGAAAATCATTATGAGAAGGAATTCCTCTAACCACATCCCCAGGGAAAAATCTAGTGACACCATTCagcaacaaaactgaaatataaacTGCAATGTCTATCTTTAACCACTGGTGAAAACCTGCTGGGTACTTTTaccaaatactgaaaaattgttttaattcttcttcTGCACTATTTAACTGACAaactaatgattttttttttaccaccatGATATCTCTATTCTGTGtttaaacagaatttctgtTCTTGCAGCTacaacatttaaaatgcaaaaagtagtttttaaatTGTATCAACCATTGTGCAGCTTTAACATCATTTATTATGAACTATGGGCACAGATCACCAGTCAGTTTTGTGCTACTGCACTCCTCTGACATGTCAcagctttatttattaaaactgaaattttagGTAGCAATTGCTTTCAAAGTGTTAATAAAGTGACCTCACATGGACTAAGTccataatttctttcctgatttttcacTTAACACTAtgcaaatatttacaaagaGCTTTGGAAGTTTGtagctcattaaaaaaataattatgtggaTAAATGAATGTTCTATTCAACAGTCAAAAGGGCAAGGTCTATTTTATACCTTCACAGATTTATAAGCAATACAATAATTACAGACTGACACCCAGCTGCAACTACACTTTGAAAAAGGTTACTCACACCTCAGAGCTGTTGCTGGAGCCACACTGACACATCATTACCTTGCTTGTGCTTGACTGAAGGTTACATCTTTTCTCCATGCAGTCACAACTGGATCTAACTAAAGCTAATCTGACTTTTAATACTGAAGCTGGAATTAGAGTAACATGTGTCTGCTTTGGACAGCTGTGTATTTTGATGGTTTGCttaaatttgaattttctaGAGCCTACCTCACAGAAAACTGGcagcattttgttctttttcctacTATAAAGTTGGACTGAAAGCTGTGCTACTTCTGGATATTCCCACATAACCTGTAGCTCTTTGTCACAAGTATTCAGCTACAAATAAACtcacaatgaaataaaaaacatgtaaatataTGAAGAGACCAAGCTAGTAACCTCTGCCATAGACCCTGTGGTGGTTCATCTGTCTTTACCCCTAAAAGAGAATCCTGTATGAACTCCATGAAGTACAAAGCCCTTCTTTGTTAGGGCAATCCCAACAGCATCTGCATGGATTTACCTCCAAAGATTAAGAGAAGGGAGAcactgaagcagagcagagtaAGAAGAGAAGGTGGAAATaacaaag
The sequence above is drawn from the Calypte anna isolate BGI_N300 chromosome 8, bCalAnn1_v1.p, whole genome shotgun sequence genome and encodes:
- the NDC1 gene encoding nucleoporin NDC1 isoform X3; the encoded protein is MEEGAGRQRSLLRQVLGWRVAAAVVWSVLLLPLCTAAFVVLSGLDPFHPLRWISNSFNDLRTSYVIFCILLMSVVILVISIFNVEFYAVVPSIPCSRLALIGKIMHPQQVIHSVVHAVMGMLVAWCAAVMTKGKFQFLAVPCTPSESLEAAVPHPQMCLNEYHLFFLLSGAFMGYSYSLLYLINNMNYLPFPIIQQYKYLRFRRALPLLIKHSCVESLYFVRNFCVTYYFFGYIPKVWISTTMDLHIDSKLHPLDTLAGLLDLPLFYHSWLCGVFLLITWYIAWLLFKIYATEAHHFPIQPTFAEETDQCLPKILNSNPPLIIKFLALQDLMLLSQYSPVRRQEVFSLSQPGGHPHNWTAISRECLSLLSDLTQRLMAQQEAAAANGRAKQPAGELKVSPQTPGAVGTEDMSFQSQRSNVIPRASMSSLVKPSLMPLKASPGSDVGSPFSSPALNSKTGILDSISPWRGSVQSPHIRRRGPKLWTSGSDLQINGSHHESFPVLTAARAGSEAVQPNFIYTWLQNKQEQIKTFLSKRVLIMYFFSKHPEASIQAVFSDAQMHIWALEGLSHLVAASFTEDQFGVVQTTLPAILNTLLTLQEVVDRYFKLPHVSSKPPRISGSLVDTSYKTLRFALRASLKTAIYRITTVFGEHLNAVQVSTEHKKRLQQFLEYKE
- the NDC1 gene encoding nucleoporin NDC1 isoform X2 — translated: MEEGAGRQRSLLRQVLGWRVAAAVVWSVLLLPLCTAAFVVLSGLDPFHPLRWISNSFNDLRTSYVIFCILLMSVVILVISIFNVEFYAGYIPKVWISTTMDLHIDSKLHPLDTLAGLLDLPLFYHSWLCGVFLLITWYIAWLLFKIYATEAHHFPIQPTFAEETDQCLPKILNSNPPLIIKFLALQDLMLLSQYSPVRRQEVFSLSQPGGHPHNWTAISRECLSLLSDLTQRLMAQQEAAAANGRAKQPAGELKVSPQTPGAVGTEDMSFQSQRSNVIPRASMSSLVKPSLMPLKASPGSDVGSPFSSPALNSKTGILDSISPWRGSVQSPHIRRRGPKLWTSGSDLQINGSHHESFPVLTAARAGSEAVQPNFIYTWLQNKQEQIKTFLSKRVLIMYFFSKHPEASIQAVFSDAQMHIWALEGLSHLVAASFTEDQFGVVQTTLPAILNTLLTLQEVVDRYFKLPHVSSKPPRISGSLVDTSYKTLRFALRASLKTAIYRITTVFGEHLNAVQVSTEHKKRLQQFLEYKE
- the NDC1 gene encoding nucleoporin NDC1 isoform X1, which translates into the protein MSVVILVISIFNVEFYAVVPSIPCSRLALIGKIMHPQQVIHSVVHAVMGMLVAWCAAVMTKGKFQFLAVPCTPSESLEAAVPHPQMCLNEYHLFFLLSGAFMGYSYSLLYLINNMNYLPFPIIQQYKYLRFRRALPLLIKHSCVESLYFVRNFCVTYYFFGYIPKVWISTTMDLHIDSKLHPLDTLAGLLDLPLFYHSWLCGVFLLITWYIAWLLFKIYATEAHHFPIQPTFAEETDQCLPKILNSNPPLIIKFLALQDLMLLSQYSPVRRQEVFSLSQPGGHPHNWTAISRECLSLLSDLTQRLMAQQEAAAANGRAKQPAGELKVSPQTPGAVGTEDMSFQSQRSNVIPRASMSSLVKPSLMPLKASPGSDVGSPFSSPALNSKTGILDSISPWRGSVQSPHIRRRGPKLWTSGSDLQINGSHHESFPVLTAARAGSEAVQPNFIYTWLQNKQEQIKTFLSKRVLIMYFFSKHPEASIQAVFSDAQMHIWALEGLSHLVAASFTEDQFGVVQTTLPAILNTLLTLQEVVDRYFKLPHVSSKPPRISGSLVDTSYKTLRFALRASLKTAIYRITTVFGEHLNAVQVSTEHKKRLQQFLEYKE